Below is a window of Agrobacterium sp. RAC06 DNA.
ATGCACAAACCTATTTTGGGGTGGCACCGGATGCGGCCACGCGCAGTGGCCTTGATGCCTATAGCCCGGACCGCGGCTTCAAGGATGTCGGCCTCGATTTCTCCGTGACCTACGACCTGACGCCGCAGATCGCGATGACGGGCCTGGTCTCCTATCGCCGGCTTGTCGGGGAATTTGCCGATAGTCCGATCGTCCAGGCCGGCTCACCCGACCAACTCACATTCGGACTGTCCCTGACGCGATCCTTCTGATCACGCAAGGCCACGTCTCGATTTCCCTCATTTCCCAATAATTCCATCAGGATCTCTCCCATGAGACGACGTCTTTCGCTTCTCTCTATCTCCGTTCTCATCTCGACCTTGGCAGCCTGTGCTGCAACACCTGAGGCGGGCATTGCCGACCCGGATCTGTTTGATCTGGCCGCCAGCCGGTCTGTTTCCGAAACCGCTCGCTCGGCCAAGGATGTGGCCACCTGTTTCGAGGCCCGCGCCACGCTCCTTCCATCATCGACATTCCTCGACGGGTCGCAGGCTGGCGCAAAGATATACAGGTTGCGGGCATTTGGCCGGACCTACGAGGAGATCCGTTTCACTCCCAAGCGTGGCGGTGGCGCAGTCGTCGAGGTCCGCATCGCTTCGAACCTGCGCGACACCTGGTACAAGGGGTTCGAGCGGGATCGCGGCTCCGTACTCGACGCCTGCATGACGGGAGCAAAGGCATGAGCACGCTCAATGTGAATGGTGCCGAGATCTACCTCTCGGACACTGGCGGAAGCGGTGATGCAATTCTCTTCATTCACGGGCTGATGCTGGCAAGTGAGTCCTGGGAAGCCCAGGTCGCGGAATTTTCCCGAACGCATCGTGTCATCACCTTCGACCTCAGAGGGCAGGGGCGCTCCGAGAAGACAAGGGACAGTCTCGACCTCGATTCCCTTGCGGCGGATGCAGCCGTTTTGATCGACACATTGAAACTTGGCACGGTGCATGTTGTGGCCTTTTCCATGGGAACCTTCATCGCCATGCGGCTTGCAGCCCGCCGCCCTGATCTGGTGCGGTCGCTGACGCTGATCGGACCGAGTGCGGATGCCGAGGAATGGTCGAACCTGCCGAAATACCTGTTCCTGATCAATTATGTGCGTTTGTTTGGCACCTCCAGCATATCCGCACCATTGATGAAAATACTGTTCGGACGAAGCTTTCTCGCCGACCCATCTCGCGGGCCCCAGCGAGAGCGCTGGGAAAGCGTTGTGAAGAGCCTGCCTCGCGCGCTGCATCGTGCTGCCGCAGCATCAGCCAGCCGAAAGGCCATATGGGATCTGTTGCCATTGATCCAGGTGCCCACACTGGTCGTGTCCGGCGTGGAAGACCGTCCGATTTCGCCGGAAAAAGCAAGGAAGGTGCACGAGGCAATTACGGGCTCCAGATTTGCGTCGGTCCCTGGCACAGGCCACGCTGTGATGATCGAGAAGCCGGGTGCCTTCAATCGAATGTTGAAGACATTTCTGGTGCAGACTGGATGAACGCAGGTAAAAAGTTACCGAGCTTTAGGTCAGTAGTTGGCCAAACACTGCCACGGGCTGACGGTCGGCTTTTGGCCCCATGGCGGTCATTTCCCGCGGGTTACCCGCCCATTTTTTTGCGAGACCCCGTTTGAGCACGAAGGATGGCCTGAAGACAGCGGCCGGGAAGCTCAAGTTACTAAGAAGACGTCGCTTTTTTCTGTGGGAAACAGCCGCTGATTTCCAGTGGAAAACCGACCTGAAATGGCAGCCCTGGAAAACCTGGATTCTCAATGTCTTCAGAGACTTGAATAAAACCCCTTAATTTGCCTTTGTTTTTCCGACGCGAGCGACCTTGGATGCCATCTTTGTGCCCTGGCCTTGGGCTGACGTCAGCATTGCGGGAGAGCGGCAATAAATCTCGTTCTCCGGCGCCCCTGTCGGCGGCTTATCCTGTCGCTCTAGATCGAGTTGTGGGGATGGAGTCAAAGGGAGGGCCGAAACGTTTGGTCGCCGCCAAAAGTTGTGCTTTTCGCGGTGTCCACAATAAGGTCAACTATGCGCAAAGTCTGTTGGTAAAGTGCGAGTTCGCCCGCTTTCTCAAGAGGTTGCAGACGGATGCGAGGATTTTTCCTCTCTATTCGCCGAAAACTCGTCTCGTCGAAGACGCCGTCTTCTTTCGGTGCAACCCATGTCAATGGCACTGACAAGGTGTCGATGGCCGGGTCGATGTCAGATCGGGCAAGCAGAAGCTCACGGACAAAGGTCTGATGCCCTTGGGCCAGCAGGTGCGAACAGGCGTTTCGAATGAAGGGTGCGAGATTGGGGTCCTTACAGGTTGCGTAATCGAGTGGACGGGTGCGATAGGCGCGCTCGATATACCAATCTACCCCATAGGTCTGGATCATCCGATGGGCTTGTTTGGCCATCAGGTCGACCAGCCAGGGCAACATCCCGACGAGCCGCATCATAGCCTGTTGTGTCGGCTGTAATCGCCGGATGCCGCTGCGGTCAAGCACACCCGTATAGCCGATGGCGATAAGCGCATGGAACCGGTCGGGACGCAGGCTGGCTTCCGCGAGCAGGGGCAAGACGCCATTGCTCAGCCCGATCGCGATACAGGGTGCCTTGACGACATGGTCGAGGAAGCCGCGCAGCGCGGCGAGATTGTCTTCCAGTGGAGACAAATTGGGATGCTGGCTGGAATTGCCGAAGCCTGGTCGAGAAAGGGCCAGAAGCTTGATGCCGGCATCTCTTAATTGGCCCTCGCTGTCGGGTGGCAGGAGATAGCACATCGGTAGACCACGGCAGAGAATTACGGGTCGACCATTCGGGTCACCGAGCCACGTCCAGGCGACGGAGCGTCCGTCCGCCAGGTTGAGAACTTCTTCTCGGCCAAGCGGGTCCCTCCATGTATCGGTCTTGCCCTGACGGTCCTGAATGGCACGTCCGGCGGTCATCGCGAGAATCCGCATGAGTTCGACCTGCGAGGGGGCTTCCGTTTTTGCCATGATGCTCTTGAGCTGGGTACGCACTGTCAGTAGCGATACATTGCGGGCGGCGGCAGTGGCGGCAACGTCTCGGACACGGAAGAAGATCCGGGCGATCTCCACTTCTGCGGCAGAGAGCCCGAAGGCTTGCGCGAGCATCTCGGAGGCACGATCGGTCCATTCGATTTCCAAGGAACGGATGACGACAAAAGCGGCGCCCTCGATCTTCGGTGTCAGGAGCCACGATTCGGCCAGAATGGCGTCGCCGTCATTAAGCGGAGACATCCGGAGAATGGCCTGCGATCGATTGGCGCGCTTGTTCGCCGCGCGCATCATGGTGCGGAAGGTTTCAAGCGACCGAGGGTCTATTCTGTCCAGATCAAGGAAACTTCCCTGCCGCGCTCCGAGCACGGATGCCCCTTCGGTGTTGGTGACGACGACGCGGCCTTCGGGGGACAGAACGAGGGCCGGACCCGGCACATCCTGCACCGCGCGTGCCAAGGGATCGTTCTCGGCGGGAATGTCGAGGCCGTCGAGGGTCGTGCGTGCCAAGGCAAGTTGTGCCAGAAGCGCGCGCGACAGCTGTTTTGAGGCTTTCTCATCATCCGGAATGCGACCGAGTTTCGCCTGCCAACTGTCGATCATGGCGTCGAAAGCCTCTTGATCGACAATGGCGCGATAGGTGTTCGAGATGATGTCGAGGTCCACGTCTGGATCTATCATCCCGGAAGCAACCGGCCCTTCCTCGTGGTCCATCCCTGCCTTCACTGCATGCTTCGAACGTCCTTCATCTCTGTGCACAGCCAATCTCCTGCCAAAAGCCTTGATCGGGATGATACGCCAAATGGGGTATGCGCCAAATGACGTGTATCACTAGAAAGGGAGAGGAGAAGAGCTGGAGGGGAGGTCATCATGCCATTGCTGTCCATTCGATCGCAGGATTTCGATCGGGCAAGCCGCGTCGATGCGTTTCGCAATGTCGTTGCCAGTATGACTAGGGTCGACTTCATTCCCGATGACCGGCAGCACTTCAATTCGGAGACATCGATCGCCGTCCTGCCCGGTGTGATCATCGGACATGGTCGGCATTCTGCGTCGAGAGCCATCCGGACACGCAGCCATGCCGCCGAGTGTAGCGACGACGTGATGTTTCATATTCCGCTGGCCGGCGGTGGCACGATCTCGCAGATCGGTGGCAAGGAAGAGGTTTTGCGTGCCGGAACTGTCTATGTCGATCCAGGCGACGTGCCCGGGACTGTGCGGTTCGGTGGCCAATACATGGAGGGCATTTATGTCTCCATTCCAAAGGCACATCTCGGAATGGCTGAGGCAGGACTTCAGGCTGTGCTTCGGCGTTCTGCACCGCTCACACCGCAATGGCGGCTTTTTCTCAACTACGCCCGCAGTCTGCACGCCGAACTGCCAGCACTTGCTCCCGAAGAGGCAGCCCAATGCGTGGCGCATGTGCAGGATCTTGCCTTGATGGCGCTGGGGGCAACGCGGGAGGCGACCGAGATTGCCGCCGGACGCGGGGTGCGGGCGGCACGATTGAAGGACGTAAAAAGACAGATCGAGCAAAATCTCTTCTCGGCTGAATTGAGTGCCGAAAGTGTCGCAAGCCGGCTGGGCTTCTCCTCGCGCTATCTTCGCGCCCTCTTTGAGCGGGAGGGAACATCCTTCCGCGACTATGTGGCGAGCCGGCGTCTGGCGTGTGCCTATCGAATGCTGAGCGACCCGGCTTTGCAACATCTCAACATCGCTCAGATTGCCATGGACGCAGGCTTTGGGGATCTGTCCTGGTTCAACACCCGCTTCAAACAGACCTATGGCATGACACCAAGGGATGTGCGGGCCGGACTCGCATAGCCGCCTGACAGGGAAGAGGCGGGACCAGCTTTAGTCCGCCTTGGTGCCCGTCTCTGTGTCCTTGTGCCATTGCCCCCGCAAATGGGTGCCGTCAGGCCCAAGACCGAAGCTTCATCGAAATCTACTGTCGATCCTGGCGGCCATTCCCTTGCCAGGACATGCCCCTTCGTGACCTTTTTGAGGATCAAGCTCTATGTGGAATTTCAGTTTATCGGCTGCTCTGGCGCTCATGGCCCGTACCGCTCCTTTTCTTGTCTTCCGGATAGTCGT
It encodes the following:
- a CDS encoding alpha/beta hydrolase, yielding MDHEEGPVASGMIDPDVDLDIISNTYRAIVDQEAFDAMIDSWQAKLGRIPDDEKASKQLSRALLAQLALARTTLDGLDIPAENDPLARAVQDVPGPALVLSPEGRVVVTNTEGASVLGARQGSFLDLDRIDPRSLETFRTMMRAANKRANRSQAILRMSPLNDGDAILAESWLLTPKIEGAAFVVIRSLEIEWTDRASEMLAQAFGLSAAEVEIARIFFRVRDVAATAAARNVSLLTVRTQLKSIMAKTEAPSQVELMRILAMTAGRAIQDRQGKTDTWRDPLGREEVLNLADGRSVAWTWLGDPNGRPVILCRGLPMCYLLPPDSEGQLRDAGIKLLALSRPGFGNSSQHPNLSPLEDNLAALRGFLDHVVKAPCIAIGLSNGVLPLLAEASLRPDRFHALIAIGYTGVLDRSGIRRLQPTQQAMMRLVGMLPWLVDLMAKQAHRMIQTYGVDWYIERAYRTRPLDYATCKDPNLAPFIRNACSHLLAQGHQTFVRELLLARSDIDPAIDTLSVPLTWVAPKEDGVFDETSFRRIERKNPRIRLQPLEKAGELALYQQTLRIVDLIVDTAKSTTFGGDQTFRPSL
- a CDS encoding alpha/beta fold hydrolase, whose product is MSTLNVNGAEIYLSDTGGSGDAILFIHGLMLASESWEAQVAEFSRTHRVITFDLRGQGRSEKTRDSLDLDSLAADAAVLIDTLKLGTVHVVAFSMGTFIAMRLAARRPDLVRSLTLIGPSADAEEWSNLPKYLFLINYVRLFGTSSISAPLMKILFGRSFLADPSRGPQRERWESVVKSLPRALHRAAAASASRKAIWDLLPLIQVPTLVVSGVEDRPISPEKARKVHEAITGSRFASVPGTGHAVMIEKPGAFNRMLKTFLVQTG
- a CDS encoding helix-turn-helix transcriptional regulator, which translates into the protein MPLLSIRSQDFDRASRVDAFRNVVASMTRVDFIPDDRQHFNSETSIAVLPGVIIGHGRHSASRAIRTRSHAAECSDDVMFHIPLAGGGTISQIGGKEEVLRAGTVYVDPGDVPGTVRFGGQYMEGIYVSIPKAHLGMAEAGLQAVLRRSAPLTPQWRLFLNYARSLHAELPALAPEEAAQCVAHVQDLALMALGATREATEIAAGRGVRAARLKDVKRQIEQNLFSAELSAESVASRLGFSSRYLRALFEREGTSFRDYVASRRLACAYRMLSDPALQHLNIAQIAMDAGFGDLSWFNTRFKQTYGMTPRDVRAGLA